A region of Veillonellaceae bacterium DNA encodes the following proteins:
- a CDS encoding prolyl-tRNA synthetase associated domain-containing protein, which yields MNKEETCQYLRDHGITFETTEHKAVFNMEELAEVKLPYPEWDAKNLFVRDDKKRNYYLITVKGDKQVNLKEFRKAQGLRALSFASPDDLLKYLKLTPGSVTPLGLLNDEENAVHFYLDETFLGHKIGVHPNDNTATIWLDTEDLIRILKDHGTEVNVVEI from the coding sequence ATGAACAAGGAAGAAACCTGCCAGTACCTCAGAGACCACGGAATTACTTTTGAGACCACCGAGCATAAGGCTGTATTCAACATGGAAGAACTCGCAGAGGTCAAGCTTCCCTATCCGGAATGGGACGCCAAGAACCTCTTCGTCAGGGACGACAAGAAAAGGAATTACTACCTCATCACAGTCAAAGGCGACAAGCAGGTAAACCTCAAAGAATTCCGCAAAGCCCAGGGCCTCCGGGCGCTCTCCTTCGCCAGTCCCGATGATCTCCTGAAGTACCTCAAGCTCACACCGGGCTCCGTTACCCCGCTCGGCCTTCTGAATGACGAAGAAAACGCAGTTCACTTCTACCTCGATGAGACATTTTTGGGCCATAAGATAGGTGTTCATCCCAATGATAACACAGCCACCATCTGGCTGGACACAGAAGACCTCATCCGCATCCTCAAAGACCACGGAACCGAAGTCAACGTCGTGGAAATATAA
- the amrS gene encoding AmmeMemoRadiSam system radical SAM enzyme, translating to MEAVFYERNADGSIVCHLCPHECQIPLNHRGWCRTRLNDHGLLRAVTYGMCTSAALDPIEKKPFAHFHPGSRILSIGSMGCNMCCPFCQNWEISQAEPAFRRMTPKDVLDLAISTRKEGNIGVAYTYNEPLLSYEFIRDTAPLIKEAGMVNAMVTNGCVNEEPLTALLPLIDAWNIDLKTWDPDLYRSWGGDLPTVKRTIVRASEVSHVEITCLIIRGVNDDPEAFEDLSVWLASVSPDLPLHITRFFPRLRMQDLPPTPVDTLVRLGNIARKSLRHVNIGNTETLKLLRRGWTNES from the coding sequence ATGGAAGCTGTATTTTATGAAAGAAATGCCGATGGCAGCATCGTCTGTCATCTTTGCCCGCACGAGTGCCAGATCCCCCTGAACCACAGGGGCTGGTGCCGCACGCGCCTGAACGACCACGGGCTGCTCCGCGCCGTCACATACGGCATGTGCACGTCCGCCGCGCTCGATCCCATCGAGAAGAAGCCCTTCGCCCACTTCCATCCGGGCTCGCGCATCCTCTCCATCGGGAGCATGGGCTGCAACATGTGCTGCCCCTTCTGCCAGAACTGGGAAATTTCCCAGGCAGAACCGGCCTTCCGCCGCATGACGCCCAAGGACGTCCTGGACCTTGCTATTTCCACAAGGAAAGAAGGAAATATCGGCGTCGCCTACACGTACAATGAGCCCCTTCTTTCCTACGAATTCATCCGTGACACCGCGCCCCTCATCAAAGAGGCCGGCATGGTGAACGCCATGGTCACCAACGGCTGCGTGAACGAAGAGCCGCTCACTGCCCTTCTTCCCCTGATCGATGCATGGAACATCGACCTCAAGACATGGGACCCGGACCTCTACCGCTCCTGGGGCGGAGACCTTCCCACCGTGAAACGCACCATCGTCCGCGCCAGCGAAGTCTCCCATGTCGAAATCACCTGCCTCATCATCCGGGGCGTCAACGACGACCCCGAGGCCTTCGAGGACCTTTCCGTCTGGCTCGCCTCCGTCAGCCCGGACCTTCCCCTCCATATCACCCGTTTCTTCCCGCGCCTCCGCATGCAGGACCTGCCGCCGACCCCCGTCGACACCCTCGTCAGGCTCGGAAATATTGCAAGGAAATCCCTCCGCCACGTCAACATAGGAAATACAGAAACCCTGAAACTCCTCCGCCGCGGTTGGACCAATGAATCGTAA
- a CDS encoding nitroreductase family protein, with the protein MYNVIFKRRSVRFFKSNPISKVDMREILRAGMWAPSAKNRQPWKFIVVRGKSKDEMLALMEKGIERSEKGEGVLAGSPDLYTNSRFTLKCMKEAYNIVFVVNPNGRDIEEEWTPADKIHELSDVQAIGAAAQNMALQATSMGIGSLWIGNIFFAYEELTEWLGKGQMVLAMAFGYPNHNPCPLARKSEDEVIEVRD; encoded by the coding sequence ATGTACAACGTGATCTTCAAGAGAAGAAGTGTCAGATTCTTCAAGAGCAACCCGATTTCCAAAGTGGATATGAGAGAAATCCTCCGCGCAGGCATGTGGGCACCGTCCGCAAAGAACCGCCAGCCCTGGAAATTCATCGTCGTCAGAGGCAAGAGCAAGGATGAAATGCTCGCCCTCATGGAAAAAGGCATCGAACGCTCCGAAAAAGGCGAAGGCGTCCTCGCAGGAAGCCCGGACCTCTACACCAACTCACGCTTCACCCTCAAATGCATGAAAGAAGCATACAATATCGTATTCGTCGTCAACCCGAACGGCCGCGACATCGAAGAAGAATGGACACCGGCAGACAAGATCCATGAACTGAGCGACGTCCAGGCCATCGGCGCAGCAGCCCAGAACATGGCACTCCAGGCCACCTCCATGGGCATCGGCAGCCTCTGGATCGGAAACATCTTCTTCGCCTACGAAGAACTCACAGAATGGCTCGGCAAAGGCCAGATGGTCCTCGCCATGGCATTCGGCTACCCGAACCACAACCCATGCCCGCTCGCCAGAAAGAGCGAAGACGAAGTCATCGAAGTCAGAGACTAA
- a CDS encoding potassium/proton antiporter, with the protein MILICILLNRFLERIPVPSLLIFIGLGMFFGENGPFRIQFDHYALVNLVCSVCLIFIMFYGGFGTNMRAARPVLREAALMSSLGVAGTAGAVAVFAHFALSLSWLESFLIGAVISSTDAASVFNILRSQKLALKYHTDSLLEVESGSNDPMSYMLTMAAIALLSGAAFSFPLLLAKQLLIGAFFGLAIGWLSLKLPHSRLLPSQQSHTVFLFSIMVLAYAIPAEFDGNGYLSVYLCGIYIGNSKLPQKKYLVHFFDVLTNVAQVMIFFLLGLLVTPVDLPSVIVPALVLTTFLTLVARPLVSAAILAPFGAKRKQIALVSWAGLRGAASIVFAIGAVLADVDITYNLYNLVFCMVLLSISIQGTLLPFAAKKLSMIDPTADIRTTFNDYQDDSDISFVRLRLKEGSNWCGKSLAELQLPKDLLVAMIMRNGEVLVPDGSTVLKENDLLVFAAHSFEDEEHHALEEVVVDRASEAANRPLAAIPSSSARRVLLIKRGIDTIIPSGSTVVKHGDILVLAPELERK; encoded by the coding sequence GTGATTTTGATTTGTATTTTGCTGAATCGATTTTTGGAGAGGATTCCTGTTCCTTCTTTGCTCATTTTTATCGGCCTGGGTATGTTCTTCGGGGAGAACGGGCCGTTTCGGATTCAGTTCGATCATTATGCTCTGGTAAATCTGGTATGCTCGGTGTGCCTGATTTTCATTATGTTTTATGGCGGCTTCGGGACGAATATGCGGGCAGCGCGGCCGGTTCTGCGTGAGGCGGCTCTGATGTCTTCGCTGGGAGTTGCGGGGACGGCGGGGGCTGTGGCTGTGTTTGCTCATTTCGCGCTGTCGCTTTCGTGGCTGGAGAGTTTTCTGATCGGGGCCGTGATTTCTTCGACGGATGCGGCTTCAGTCTTTAATATTCTCCGTTCGCAGAAGCTGGCTTTGAAGTATCATACGGATTCGCTCCTCGAGGTGGAGTCGGGTTCGAATGATCCGATGAGTTATATGCTGACGATGGCGGCAATTGCGCTTTTGAGCGGGGCGGCGTTTTCTTTTCCTCTGCTCCTGGCAAAGCAGCTTCTGATCGGGGCTTTTTTCGGGCTTGCGATCGGCTGGCTTTCGCTGAAGCTTCCGCATTCGAGGCTGCTTCCTTCGCAGCAGAGTCACACGGTTTTCCTGTTTTCGATCATGGTGCTGGCGTATGCGATTCCGGCGGAGTTTGACGGGAATGGGTATCTGAGCGTCTACCTCTGCGGGATTTATATCGGCAATTCGAAGCTTCCGCAGAAGAAGTATCTTGTCCATTTTTTCGATGTCCTGACGAATGTGGCGCAGGTGATGATTTTCTTCCTCCTGGGACTCCTCGTGACGCCGGTGGATCTTCCGTCTGTGATTGTGCCGGCCCTGGTGCTGACAACGTTCCTGACGCTTGTGGCAAGACCCTTGGTGAGTGCAGCGATCCTGGCACCTTTCGGGGCCAAGCGGAAGCAGATTGCCCTTGTTTCCTGGGCGGGCCTCCGCGGGGCGGCTTCGATCGTATTTGCCATCGGTGCTGTACTGGCCGATGTGGATATTACGTACAATCTTTATAACCTTGTGTTCTGCATGGTGCTCTTGTCGATTTCCATTCAGGGAACGCTTCTTCCGTTCGCGGCCAAGAAGCTGTCGATGATCGATCCTACGGCAGATATCCGCACGACGTTCAATGATTACCAGGATGACAGCGATATCAGTTTCGTCCGGCTGCGCCTGAAGGAAGGGAGCAACTGGTGCGGCAAGTCACTGGCGGAGCTTCAGCTTCCAAAGGATCTTCTCGTGGCGATGATTATGAGAAATGGCGAAGTCCTTGTGCCTGACGGGAGTACGGTTCTGAAGGAAAATGACCTTCTGGTCTTTGCGGCTCACAGTTTCGAGGATGAAGAGCATCACGCTCTGGAAGAAGTCGTCGTCGACCGCGCAAGCGAAGCGGCCAATCGTCCGCTCGCGGCCATCCCCTCCTCCAGCGCCCGCCGCGTCCTCCTGATCAAAAGAGGCATCGACACCATCATTCCTTCCGGCAGCACCGTGGTCAAACACGGCGATATCCTCGTCTTAGCGCCGGAACTCGAGAGGAAATGA
- the amrA gene encoding AmmeMemoRadiSam system protein A, whose product MKGLLTAAGLFPHPPIMVPEIGGKETKKIQQTMDAVQKSMKLIMETAPETVVVMSPHNLCLPSGPAIFIKENLSGDLMYFGHPELSMEFTVDQELAETVMKEAEPVIPLFRMDEAAAKKFGRKIEIDWGMFVPMYFLKEAGFKGNVLLFSPCFTNYDMNKVLGEIVTNCAEKLGRRIAIIASGDLSHRLTKDSPNGYSPDGIVFDRGVMKALEGKTMEPLLTMTDDFIERIGMCGLPSVYFLFGALSGKEWSIPILSHEGPFGVGYGVCLCLPEEVDGRKEAHDIRVRLARDSIAEYLKTGTLPKPPADIPEELKERAGVFVSLHEFGALRGCIGTILPVRNSAAEEIIHNAKAAASEDPRFPPVNPYELDDLDISVDVLSAPEPISSEGDLNPKIYGVIVERGFRRGLLLPDLPGITDPHEQVEIARRKAGIGADEPVKMYRFTVRRYY is encoded by the coding sequence ATGAAAGGACTTTTGACGGCTGCGGGGCTTTTTCCGCATCCGCCTATCATGGTTCCCGAGATCGGCGGGAAGGAGACGAAGAAGATCCAGCAGACGATGGACGCGGTCCAAAAATCCATGAAACTCATCATGGAAACGGCTCCGGAGACGGTCGTCGTCATGTCTCCGCATAATCTCTGCCTGCCGAGCGGGCCTGCCATTTTCATCAAGGAAAACCTCTCAGGCGATCTCATGTACTTCGGCCACCCTGAGCTTTCTATGGAATTCACCGTCGACCAGGAGCTCGCCGAAACAGTCATGAAGGAAGCCGAACCGGTCATCCCGCTTTTCCGCATGGATGAGGCGGCAGCGAAGAAATTTGGACGTAAGATTGAAATCGACTGGGGCATGTTCGTCCCGATGTACTTCCTGAAGGAAGCCGGTTTCAAAGGAAATGTCCTTCTCTTCTCGCCCTGCTTTACGAATTACGACATGAACAAGGTGCTTGGAGAAATTGTCACGAACTGCGCTGAAAAGCTGGGCCGGCGCATTGCCATCATCGCATCCGGCGACCTCTCCCACCGTCTGACGAAGGATTCGCCGAACGGCTACAGCCCTGACGGCATCGTCTTCGACAGGGGCGTCATGAAGGCGCTCGAAGGAAAGACGATGGAGCCGCTCCTCACGATGACCGATGATTTCATCGAACGCATCGGCATGTGCGGCCTGCCCTCGGTCTATTTTCTCTTCGGCGCGCTCTCCGGCAAGGAATGGTCCATCCCCATCCTCTCGCACGAAGGCCCCTTCGGCGTCGGCTACGGCGTCTGCCTCTGCCTGCCCGAAGAAGTAGATGGGCGAAAAGAAGCCCATGATATCCGCGTGCGCCTGGCCAGGGACTCGATCGCCGAGTACCTGAAGACAGGGACACTTCCCAAGCCGCCAGCGGACATTCCCGAAGAACTCAAGGAAAGAGCCGGCGTCTTCGTTTCCCTTCACGAATTCGGCGCCCTCCGTGGCTGCATCGGGACAATCCTTCCCGTCCGAAATTCAGCGGCTGAGGAAATCATCCATAACGCAAAAGCCGCGGCGAGCGAAGACCCGCGTTTCCCGCCCGTCAATCCCTACGAACTGGACGATCTCGACATTTCCGTCGACGTCCTTTCCGCACCAGAGCCCATTTCCTCGGAAGGCGACCTTAACCCGAAAATCTACGGCGTCATCGTCGAAAGAGGATTCCGAAGAGGCCTTCTCCTCCCCGACCTGCCAGGCATCACCGATCCTCATGAACAGGTCGAAATCGCCCGCAGGAAAGCAGGCATCGGAGCCGATGAGCCCGTCAAAATGTATCGTTTCACCGTCCGGAGGTACTACTGA
- a CDS encoding cupin domain-containing protein, producing the protein MLEKPPVTIIDHANGGKGRIILEHIAGPETLRENARLFVKATLEKGCSMGVHKHKGDREIYHILSGKALYTDNDKTYEMNPGDSACCENGNSHGIENIGEENLVFIGLILYDLDKKEE; encoded by the coding sequence ATGCTCGAAAAACCACCCGTAACCATCATCGACCACGCCAACGGCGGAAAAGGCCGCATCATCTTAGAGCACATCGCAGGCCCGGAAACCCTCCGCGAAAACGCACGCCTCTTCGTCAAAGCCACCCTCGAAAAAGGCTGCTCCATGGGCGTCCACAAGCATAAGGGCGACCGCGAGATCTACCACATCCTCTCCGGCAAAGCCCTCTACACCGACAACGACAAAACCTACGAAATGAACCCGGGCGACTCCGCCTGCTGTGAAAACGGAAACTCCCACGGCATCGAAAACATAGGAGAAGAAAACCTCGTCTTCATCGGACTCATCCTGTACGATCTGGATAAGAAGGAAGAATAA
- a CDS encoding nitroreductase family protein: MIEEIYKRRSTRHFLQKPIAQEDLDEILTAATWAPSEKNEQPWKFIIIRGEERKAMVKCLKKGIMRNRKGDETAIFSKGYDKFIPSAIYTARVLEQAPVIVFVVNTKGMDYRQSYPSDKYMMELADIQSISAAIQNMCLEATARNIGSLWTCNIFFAYDELKEWLHADGEMVAAIALGYTDKEIKAMPRKPLAEVVEYRGEYPQPKDEVQETAEAE, encoded by the coding sequence GTGATTGAGGAAATTTACAAAAGAAGGAGTACCCGTCATTTCCTGCAGAAACCTATCGCACAGGAAGATCTTGACGAGATTCTGACAGCCGCTACGTGGGCTCCGTCAGAAAAGAATGAACAGCCATGGAAGTTCATCATCATCCGTGGTGAAGAAAGAAAAGCTATGGTGAAGTGCCTGAAGAAGGGCATCATGCGCAACCGTAAAGGCGATGAGACTGCCATTTTCAGCAAGGGATATGACAAATTCATTCCTTCTGCTATTTATACAGCACGCGTCCTGGAACAGGCACCGGTCATTGTATTCGTAGTGAATACCAAGGGCATGGACTATCGTCAGTCCTACCCGTCTGACAAGTACATGATGGAACTCGCTGATATCCAGTCCATCAGTGCAGCCATCCAGAATATGTGCCTCGAAGCAACTGCCAGAAACATCGGAAGTCTCTGGACTTGCAACATTTTCTTCGCATATGACGAACTGAAGGAATGGCTCCACGCTGACGGCGAAATGGTCGCAGCTATCGCCCTTGGTTACACGGATAAGGAAATCAAGGCCATGCCAAGAAAGCCGCTGGCTGAAGTCGTAGAATACCGCGGCGAATACCCGCAGCCGAAGGACGAAGTCCAGGAAACCGCTGAAGCAGAATAA